The nucleotide window TTGCCACCCAAGCGCTCAGCTTTTCTTTGGGGTCCCCGTAAAACCGGCAAAACCTACTGGATCAACAAGAATTATGCCGAATCACCATTGATCGACCTTTTAAAAACCGATATTTTTGCAGATTATGCATCCCAACCATCTCTATTGAGAGAGCGCTATCTCAAATTTGATGGTCTGCTGGTTATAGACGAAATCCAGATGGTACCTGACCTGCTCAATGAAATCCACTGGATGATTGAAAATGCGAAGGTGTCATTCCTAATGACCGGTTCAAGTGCTCGAAAATTAAGGCGAGGGCATGCGAACCTTCTTGCAGGAAGAGCTTGGCGATATTCCATGACACCACTCTCTTACGTGGAAACCGAAGGTTTTGACCTGGAAGAGGTCTTTGTTTCCGGACTTTTACCCCCCCACTTTCTTTCTGTCGATCCCATACAAGATCTTCGGGCCTATGTCGCCAACTATCTAAAAGAAGAAATCGCCGCAGAGGCCGTGATACAAAATATTCCGGCATTTGCTCAATTTCTTCGTGCTGCGGCGCTTACATCGGGTGAGTTGTTGAATTATACCAATATTGGCAGAGAGACCGGGGTCAGCGCCAAAGTGGTAAGAAACTACTTTCAAATTCTTGAGGACACGCTGCTGGGCTTCAGGGTTCAACCCTGGCGGAAAGTTAAAAAAAGGCGCCTGATAGAAACCGAGAAATTTTATCTGTTTGATGTGGGATTAGCCAATTACCTGGCACGCCGATCCCCCAAAATAGGCACGCCGGAATTTGGCCATTCATTGGAAAATTATATTTTGATGGAGCTTAAAGCTTATCAGGCATATCGAAATCCAGAGCTTGATATAAGCTACTGGC belongs to Candidatus Desulfatibia profunda and includes:
- a CDS encoding ATP-binding protein, whose amino-acid sequence is MLNIQLPPKRSAFLWGPRKTGKTYWINKNYAESPLIDLLKTDIFADYASQPSLLRERYLKFDGLLVIDEIQMVPDLLNEIHWMIENAKVSFLMTGSSARKLRRGHANLLAGRAWRYSMTPLSYVETEGFDLEEVFVSGLLPPHFLSVDPIQDLRAYVANYLKEEIAAEAVIQNIPAFAQFLRAAALTSGELLNYTNIGRETGVSAKVVRNYFQILEDTLLGFRVQPWRKVKKRRLIETEKFYLFDVGLANYLARRSPKIGTPEFGHSLENYILMELKAYQAYRNPELDISYWRTSTGFEVDFILGDMNVAIEVKGSSNIHSAHIRGIKALLEEHHVKRSIIISMEKQPRILESGLEVLPWQDFLERLWSGELGV